ACAATATTGAGCGCATCGAGGACCTCGGGGGTGATCGTGCCAGTGATCTTCAGGTTCCAGTCCTTCTGGAATTTGCTGAGCGCGGTTTTGGTACCCGTGCCGACGATCCCATCAATGGCTCCAGTATAATAGCCATAGGTGAAGAGCGCGGTCTGAACGCGCTTTACGATGTCGGTGAAGACCGCACTGTTGCCAGGTAGCGTTTTCGGGGCCTCGGACGGACGTGGCAAAACGTAGGACGGCGGCGTGCTGTTGCTTGAGGGCTTCGATGGCCGGTAGGTTCCGCTGCCTCCCGAGTAGCCGCCAGTCGAGGAAGAGCGATGACTGCCATGTGAGCCGTGGCTCGAATGCGAGCGGTGCCCCGCCAGCGTGTAAGTGTGCTCGCCGCGGAGGATCTGGAACAGAGATGTCGGTGCATCATCTTCGCTGTCGAGTCGAGGTGGCTGGACG
This genomic stretch from Gemmobacter sp. harbors:
- a CDS encoding peptidoglycan-binding protein yields the protein MKKIGKFAITLAAAGYLPQVAHAIVQPPRLDSEDDAPTSLFQILRGEHTYTLAGHRSHSSHGSHGSHRSSSTGGYSGGSGTYRPSKPSSNSTPPSYVLPRPSEAPKTLPGNSAVFTDIVKRVQTALFTYGYYTGAIDGIVGTGTKTALSKFQKDWNLKITGTITPEVLDALNIVAK